A genomic window from Scomber scombrus chromosome 18, fScoSco1.1, whole genome shotgun sequence includes:
- the crlf3 gene encoding cytokine receptor-like factor 3, producing MSAEVDVLLQEAKESIEAAQNYRSELQQRLHGLNQARKQVRGSSGQAREALRRHFTELQAAAGRLLTERLTALLAEVDTIEADSVKPLDDCQSLIEHGVGQADELLREGEAALRCGLGEKEDKLGSFTKKAMHIQLDSLPEVPALVDVPCVSAQLDDSLLGLLRERVSRHGCVSSHPPVQIEELQERPGGILVRWCKVDEDFAAADYRLQFRRSGTGGSQYEDAYIGRDCEFLVLHMDPHTDYLFRVCARGEGRTEWSPWSIPQTGYTTLAPHEWCPGTDGYILSSRKNIALRNESSQSRCPVLYSNAPTYFCGQTLTFRISAAGQMDRRDALGVCVDNGSGLESFQRDQAVCISTNGAVFVNGKEMTNQLPAITLGSAVTFDMEVVSLFPISNNNLSEGGNFKLRVTIGSGSREVVFDWLVDQAVDCLFFGCSFVHSGWKVLVF from the exons atgtCTGCGGAGGTCGACGTGTTGCTACAGGAGGCGAAAGAAAGCATCGAGGCGGCCCAGAACTATCGCAGTGAACTCCAGCAGCGTCTGCATGGACTCAACCAGGCTCGCAAACAG GTCCGGGGGAGTTCGGGTCAGGCCCGCGAGGCTCTACGGAGGCACTTCACAGAGCTGCAGGCAGCGGCAGGCCGGTTGCTGACGGAGCGACTGACCGCCCTGCTGGCCGAGGTGGACACCATCGAGGCCGACAGCGTCAAACCGCTGGACGACTGCCAGAGCCTCATCGAGCATGGGGTGGGCCAGGCCGACGAGCTGCTGAGGGAGG GGGAGGCAGCTCTGCGTTGTGGTCTTGGAGAAAAGGAGGACAAACTGGGCAGTTTCACGAAGAAAGCCATGCACATCCAACTGGACAG TCTACCAGAGGTACCAGCGTTGGTGGACGTGCCGTGTGTCTCAGCCCAGCTGGACGACTCCCTGCTGGGGCTGCTGAGGGAGCGAGTGTCCCGCCATGGATGCGTCTCCTCGCACCCGCCCGTCCAAAtagaggagctgcaggagcGACCGGGCGGCATCCTGGTCCGCTGGTGTAAG GTGGACGAGGACTTTGCCGCCGCAGATTATCGGCTGCAGTTCCGCCGTTCGGGCACCGGGGGGAGCCAGTACGAGGATGCCTACATCGGTCGGGATTGCGAGTTCCTGGTTCTCCACATGGACCCTCACACTGATTATTTGTTTAGGGTGTGCGCCCGCGGGGAGGGTCGCACCGAGTGGAGCCCCTGGAGCATCCCGCAGACAGGATACACCACGCTGGCACCGCACG AGTGGTGTCCAGGCACTGACGGTTACATCCTGAGCAGCAGGAAGAACATCGCTCTGCGTAACGAGTCCTCCCAATCACGCTGCCCCGTCCTCTACTCCAACGCACCCACCTACTTCTGCGGACAGACACTGACCTTCAG gatctCTGCGGCAGGCCAGATGGATCGGAGGGACGCTCTGGGTGTCTGTGTGGACAACGGGAGCGGACTGGAGTCATTTCAGAGAGATCAGGCTGTCTGTATTTCCACCAACG gTGCCGTTTTCGTCAACGGTAAAGAGATGACCAACCAGCTGCCGGCCATCACCTTGGGCTCGGCCGTGACCTTTGACATGGAGGTGGTCAGCCTGTTCCCCATCAGCAACAACAACCTGAGCGAGGGAGGCAACTTCAAGCTGAGGGTGACCATCGGCTCGGGGAGCAGGGAGGTGGTGTTCGACTGGCTGGTGGACCAGGCGGTGGACTGCCTCTTCTTCGGCTGCTCCTTCGTCCACTCCGGCTGGAAAGTGCtcgtcttttaa